From the genome of Sulfurovum sp. NBC37-1, one region includes:
- a CDS encoding inorganic phosphate transporter: MNNTIKLLLGAAFAAVVAFYASSIMGHGAHAGFMVLAAVFGAYMAMNIGANDVANNVGPAFGSGAITMGGVIVIAAIFEATGALVAGGDVVGTIKKGIIDPAAFGNDPMLFVYAMSAALLAAALWLNLATWLKAPVSTTHSIVGGVVGAGIAAGGFAIVSWGTMGKIAASWVISPVLGGVIAAIFLYVIKSQILYQKDMRSAAKKVVPILVAIMAAAFLTYLTLKGLKHVWKDLTHVISFLPQTKKPTFGIAVIIGLIGGFITYVMVKPRILKKVENGLGENRADINILFGIPLVFSAIFLSFAHGANDVANAVGPLAAVYDALTHAAIATKAAIPLWVMVVGGVGISIGLALYGPRLIRTVGSEITELDEMRAFSIMMAAAITVIIASQLGLPVSSTHIAVGAVFGVGFLREWLDSKNMDEKQQKLQVEVEKLDQIKAELNALKSEEDYKKQVELIDAQKRQKKKVKSIKRSLRENYVKRGMVKKIIAAWIITVPAAAFLSAIIFFMIKGFAA; the protein is encoded by the coding sequence ATGAACAATACGATCAAACTTCTGCTTGGGGCGGCTTTTGCCGCAGTAGTGGCTTTTTATGCCAGCAGTATCATGGGGCATGGTGCCCATGCAGGATTTATGGTACTTGCAGCGGTATTTGGTGCCTATATGGCAATGAATATCGGTGCAAATGATGTAGCGAACAATGTTGGGCCGGCTTTCGGTTCGGGTGCGATCACCATGGGCGGCGTTATCGTCATCGCTGCCATCTTTGAAGCGACTGGTGCGTTGGTTGCCGGCGGTGATGTTGTGGGTACGATCAAAAAGGGTATCATCGATCCTGCGGCATTCGGAAACGATCCGATGCTGTTCGTGTATGCCATGTCTGCAGCACTGCTTGCTGCAGCACTCTGGTTGAACCTGGCAACCTGGCTCAAGGCACCGGTCTCTACGACACACTCCATTGTCGGTGGTGTCGTTGGTGCAGGGATCGCAGCGGGCGGATTTGCCATCGTTTCATGGGGAACCATGGGCAAGATTGCGGCATCATGGGTTATCTCTCCGGTACTTGGCGGTGTGATCGCGGCGATCTTCCTCTATGTCATCAAATCGCAGATCCTCTACCAGAAAGATATGCGCAGTGCAGCCAAAAAAGTGGTGCCGATCCTTGTAGCGATCATGGCCGCGGCTTTTTTGACCTATCTAACACTTAAAGGATTGAAACATGTATGGAAAGACCTTACGCATGTGATAAGCTTCCTGCCTCAAACCAAAAAACCTACGTTTGGTATTGCTGTGATTATTGGATTGATCGGCGGCTTTATTACGTATGTAATGGTTAAACCCAGAATACTCAAAAAAGTGGAGAACGGACTTGGTGAGAATAGAGCCGATATCAACATTTTGTTCGGTATACCGCTTGTCTTCTCCGCGATCTTCCTCAGTTTTGCACACGGTGCAAACGACGTCGCCAATGCCGTTGGACCATTGGCAGCGGTGTACGATGCATTGACACATGCAGCGATAGCAACAAAAGCAGCCATTCCGTTGTGGGTTATGGTTGTAGGTGGTGTGGGTATCTCTATCGGTCTGGCACTTTACGGTCCAAGACTGATAAGAACGGTTGGTTCTGAGATCACCGAACTTGATGAGATGAGGGCCTTCTCCATTATGATGGCTGCAGCGATCACCGTTATCATCGCATCACAACTGGGACTGCCTGTTTCCTCTACGCATATTGCAGTAGGTGCGGTATTTGGTGTAGGCTTCCTTCGTGAATGGCTTGACAGCAAGAACATGGATGAGAAGCAGCAAAAACTGCAGGTCGAAGTCGAAAAACTCGATCAGATCAAAGCGGAACTCAATGCCCTGAAAAGCGAAGAAGACTATAAAAAGCAGGTTGAGCTGATCGATGCTCAGAAAAGACAGAAGAAAAAAGTGAAAAGTATCAAGCGTTCACTCCGTGAGAACTACGTTAAGCGCGGCATGGTGAAAAAGATCATCGCGGCATGGATCATCACCGTTCCTGCGGCAGCCTTCCTTTCAGCGATTATTTTCTTCATGATCAAAGGTTTTGCTGCCTAA
- a CDS encoding putative porin — MKKSVLSTAVMATVSMAASDISTPHERMAETNSTAPIAEKSPFDRIHFKGDLRLRYESIERDDKDNKYRNRYRLRLGVKIDLIEHLQFKVGMRSGFANPTSGNQTFLDDEPLSDYFFQSLRFNILGLKYKSSNSTYNVGRLPYMMYRPIKSQLIWDNDVSLNGLNYQYKDDTKIITVGVNQPTLEEAATDKVDTVNLFLAQYVHKTKLGSAKLHLGTGIYYYDGLKGNIPLFGSRKGNTLVDGVYANDYHIVEAFGELQYKDVFGMPFKVAAGVTYNVAADDKNIGYDLAFQLGKAKNIGDWQVKYSYTYLEDDSAYGAYTDSDNFGGGTAAKGSAIRAKYKMGKNLYLAGNFFFDTLFASKSKTGEEADYERVQLDAIIKF; from the coding sequence ATGAAGAAAAGTGTATTATCAACAGCCGTGATGGCGACCGTGTCAATGGCCGCTTCGGACATAAGCACACCACATGAACGAATGGCAGAGACGAACAGTACAGCCCCAATAGCTGAAAAAAGCCCCTTCGATAGAATTCATTTCAAAGGTGATCTAAGATTAAGATATGAGAGTATCGAAAGAGATGACAAAGATAATAAGTATAGAAACAGATATCGCTTAAGACTGGGAGTGAAGATTGATCTAATAGAGCATCTTCAATTCAAAGTTGGTATGAGAAGTGGTTTTGCAAATCCTACTTCAGGAAATCAGACATTCCTGGATGACGAACCTTTGAGTGACTACTTCTTTCAGTCACTTAGATTTAACATTTTAGGTTTAAAGTATAAGTCCAGTAACTCTACTTACAACGTAGGGCGACTACCATACATGATGTACAGACCTATTAAATCGCAACTTATTTGGGATAACGATGTTTCACTGAACGGGTTGAATTACCAGTATAAAGATGATACAAAGATCATTACTGTAGGTGTGAACCAACCAACTTTGGAAGAAGCTGCCACAGATAAAGTAGATACGGTTAACCTCTTTTTGGCGCAGTATGTACATAAAACAAAATTAGGCTCAGCCAAACTTCATTTGGGTACAGGTATTTATTATTATGATGGTCTAAAAGGCAACATACCTCTTTTTGGTTCAAGAAAAGGTAATACCCTAGTTGATGGGGTGTATGCAAATGATTACCACATTGTTGAAGCATTTGGTGAATTGCAGTATAAAGATGTATTTGGTATGCCATTTAAAGTCGCAGCAGGCGTTACATATAACGTAGCAGCAGACGACAAAAACATTGGGTATGATCTGGCATTTCAATTGGGTAAAGCTAAAAATATCGGTGACTGGCAAGTAAAATACTCGTATACATATCTTGAAGACGATTCAGCATATGGTGCATATACTGACTCAGATAACTTTGGTGGGGGTACTGCTGCTAAAGGTTCTGCGATCAGAGCAAAATACAAAATGGGTAAAAATCTATATCTTGCTGGTAACTTCTTCTTCGATACACTTTTTGCAAGCAAAAGCAAAACAGGAGAAGAGGCAGACTATGAACGCGTACAATTAGACGCTATTATTAAGTTTTAA
- a CDS encoding ankyrin repeat domain-containing protein — protein MNEVTQAIENDSIAKLKSLVEEGVDLNKPILIGEEYDLEDYDEISPLFYAIRKYASLELIEFLLENGVDIHQTDSDGISALDMAIKFKRKDLVRFCMDKGIDINTTRRKSGILPLQLASCFNDTELIQMFLDEGADINATDASGMSAKDYARKLGQKKVVEYLSERGGKHNLYPEKA, from the coding sequence ATGAACGAAGTAACACAGGCGATCGAAAATGACTCCATAGCCAAGCTCAAAAGCCTGGTCGAAGAGGGTGTGGACCTCAATAAGCCTATCCTTATAGGCGAGGAGTACGACCTTGAGGATTATGACGAGATCAGTCCCCTTTTTTATGCTATCAGGAAATATGCTTCCCTGGAGCTGATAGAGTTCCTGCTTGAGAACGGTGTCGATATCCATCAGACGGACAGTGATGGTATCTCGGCTCTGGATATGGCGATCAAATTCAAACGTAAGGACCTGGTACGGTTCTGTATGGACAAAGGGATCGATATCAATACAACCAGACGTAAAAGCGGTATCCTCCCCTTGCAACTGGCATCCTGTTTCAACGATACGGAACTGATACAGATGTTCCTGGATGAAGGAGCGGACATCAATGCTACGGATGCTTCAGGTATGAGTGCCAAGGACTATGCCCGAAAACTCGGGCAGAAAAAAGTGGTTGAGTACCTTTCCGAGCGCGGTGGCAAACATAATCTTTACCCTGAAAAAGCGTGA
- a CDS encoding YbaB/EbfC family nucleoid-associated protein, producing MFEGMDLGKMGKMMEQMQEKAKELQEQAKNVEFTAKAGGGLIEVTANGAGEVIDMNIDDSLLEDKESLQILLISAMNDVNKMIEDNKKSQAMGMMGGMNPFGS from the coding sequence ATGTTTGAAGGAATGGATCTCGGTAAAATGGGAAAGATGATGGAGCAGATGCAGGAAAAAGCAAAAGAGCTCCAGGAGCAGGCGAAGAATGTTGAGTTCACTGCGAAAGCCGGGGGTGGTCTTATCGAAGTGACTGCAAACGGTGCAGGTGAAGTGATCGATATGAATATAGATGATTCTCTTTTGGAAGACAAAGAGTCATTACAGATACTATTGATTTCAGCGATGAATGATGTGAACAAAATGATAGAGGATAATAAGAAATCTCAGGCGATGGGGATGATGGGTGGAATGAACCCCTTTGGGTCATAG
- the panD gene encoding aspartate 1-decarboxylase, with amino-acid sequence MNITMLYSKLHRATVTDANLNYVGSITIDQNLLDAASMRVGQKIDIVNINNGERFSTYIISGERGKGDICLNGAAARKVHKGDKIIIIAYATMTEEEADSHSPKIVILDDDNGIAQEFEGLE; translated from the coding sequence ATGAACATTACAATGCTTTATTCTAAACTACATAGAGCGACTGTAACAGATGCAAATCTTAATTATGTCGGTTCCATTACCATTGACCAGAATCTGCTGGATGCAGCGAGTATGCGTGTCGGGCAGAAGATCGATATCGTCAATATCAACAATGGAGAGAGATTCTCCACCTATATCATCTCGGGAGAGAGAGGCAAAGGCGATATCTGTCTTAACGGGGCAGCGGCAAGAAAAGTCCATAAAGGCGACAAGATTATCATTATTGCCTATGCGACAATGACAGAAGAAGAGGCGGACAGTCACAGTCCCAAGATCGTGATCCTGGATGATGACAATGGCATTGCACAGGAATTTGAGGGATTGGAGTAG
- a CDS encoding (2Fe-2S) ferredoxin domain-containing protein: protein MMQGVPQPAFYIFKCQQSAPPGMPKPSCVSQNDPESQQLFQHLAQSLMMKGIIGTVQPIQTGCLNRCQQGPVMLVEPGHTMYVGLTKEKIDRIIDEHIIGGNVVEEYVIPDEFWGEPIPPSQMAR, encoded by the coding sequence ATGATGCAAGGTGTACCACAACCAGCGTTCTATATATTCAAATGTCAGCAGTCGGCACCTCCGGGAATGCCAAAGCCAAGCTGTGTTAGCCAGAACGACCCCGAGTCTCAGCAGCTTTTCCAGCATTTGGCGCAGAGTCTGATGATGAAAGGTATCATCGGAACTGTTCAGCCGATCCAGACAGGCTGTCTGAATCGCTGCCAGCAGGGGCCGGTTATGCTTGTAGAGCCAGGGCATACGATGTATGTCGGCTTGACAAAAGAGAAGATAGACAGGATCATCGATGAGCATATCATCGGCGGGAATGTTGTAGAAGAATATGTGATCCCTGACGAGTTTTGGGGTGAGCCTATACCTCCGTCACAGATGGCCCGTTAA
- a CDS encoding hemerythrin domain-containing protein: MIISQFMTQEHRDCDTEFAAAEQAAANGNWAEAEEKFMVFANDTLRHFKREEEELFPAFEAQTGSSEGPTQVMRYEHEQVKGLIGKLAEAVESQDKDTYLSLCESMMILLQQHNMKEEQMLYAMCDRVLPPELKTETLDKMKAVEL; the protein is encoded by the coding sequence ATGATTATTTCACAATTCATGACACAGGAACATAGAGACTGCGATACAGAATTTGCTGCAGCCGAGCAGGCAGCAGCAAACGGGAATTGGGCGGAAGCCGAAGAGAAGTTCATGGTATTCGCGAACGATACCCTCCGACATTTCAAAAGAGAGGAAGAGGAACTTTTTCCTGCTTTTGAAGCACAGACCGGAAGCTCTGAAGGACCGACACAGGTAATGCGCTACGAACATGAACAGGTCAAGGGACTCATTGGAAAGCTGGCGGAAGCAGTGGAGTCCCAGGATAAAGATACCTATCTCTCTCTGTGTGAATCTATGATGATCCTTTTGCAACAGCACAACATGAAAGAAGAGCAGATGCTCTATGCCATGTGTGACAGAGTCCTGCCTCCGGAACTTAAAACCGAGACACTCGACAAGATGAAAGCGGTAGAGCTCTAA
- a CDS encoding DUF2249 domain-containing protein: MSEFTKIDLDARALEHPKPLEQAIRALRELNDENYLYMLHRKNPIPFIDLASEQGFQTLSREDETGNWHILIAKNPSVTLEELLRV, encoded by the coding sequence ATGTCCGAATTCACAAAGATCGACCTGGATGCCAGAGCACTGGAGCATCCAAAACCGTTGGAACAGGCTATCAGGGCACTCAGAGAACTTAATGATGAAAATTATCTTTACATGCTTCATCGCAAAAACCCCATTCCTTTCATAGACCTTGCCAGTGAACAGGGATTCCAGACACTCAGCAGAGAAGATGAAACAGGGAACTGGCATATTCTGATAGCCAAAAACCCTTCCGTTACGCTGGAGGAGCTGCTGCGTGTTTAA
- a CDS encoding UDP-N-acetylmuramoyl-L-alanyl-D-glutamate--2,6-diaminopimelate ligase — MKIDFDKEGYSYLTDNTMLLDEETLFLLTSQNRPYYEKLESKPASITPDELIAFWGLDAMKVVGVTGTNGKTTVTAAIYSFLLDLDKKPALQGTRGLFAEEKRIEEKSMTTPSILETLHNMKQTMDMGCNYFIMEVSSHAIDQKRIEGITFALKVHTNVTSDHLDYHGTVEEYRRVKSLFFADDTMKLLNKDDINNITYNPKNAYSYGVDEPATYKVQAFSLLHGITAGIKYMQEEATFHSPMMGLFNLFNLMAAIGSVHLLTKRPIQEICDVVENFAGVAGRMEVVSRDPLVIVDFAHTHDGIHAVLESMKDRDISVVFGAGGNRDKEKRPLMGAAAGRYANKIYVTSDNPRDEVPEMILEDILVGLHGKENVTATPDRRLAIKMALEALEPNEVLLILGKGDEDYQEIKGVKHHFDDREVVRELLAEKKD; from the coding sequence GTGAAAATTGACTTTGACAAAGAAGGGTACAGTTACCTCACTGATAATACGATGTTGTTGGATGAAGAGACTCTTTTTCTCCTGACCTCCCAAAATAGACCCTATTATGAAAAACTTGAGAGTAAACCTGCTTCCATTACCCCGGATGAATTAATAGCTTTCTGGGGACTGGATGCTATGAAAGTGGTGGGTGTAACCGGAACGAACGGAAAGACGACAGTTACTGCAGCGATCTACTCTTTTCTGCTTGATCTTGATAAGAAACCTGCCCTCCAGGGAACACGGGGGCTTTTCGCCGAAGAGAAGCGTATAGAAGAGAAGAGTATGACAACGCCGTCCATTCTTGAGACGTTACACAATATGAAGCAGACGATGGATATGGGATGTAACTACTTTATTATGGAGGTGAGTTCCCATGCGATCGATCAGAAGCGTATAGAGGGGATCACTTTTGCGCTGAAAGTGCATACGAATGTCACCAGTGACCATTTGGATTATCATGGAACAGTGGAGGAATACAGACGTGTCAAAAGTCTTTTCTTTGCTGATGACACGATGAAATTGCTCAATAAAGATGATATCAATAATATCACCTATAACCCGAAGAATGCTTACAGTTACGGTGTCGATGAACCGGCAACCTATAAAGTGCAGGCATTTTCCCTGCTGCACGGTATTACAGCGGGGATCAAGTATATGCAGGAAGAAGCAACCTTCCATTCACCGATGATGGGGCTTTTCAACCTCTTCAACCTTATGGCGGCGATCGGTTCAGTACACCTGCTTACCAAGAGGCCTATTCAGGAGATATGTGATGTGGTTGAGAACTTCGCTGGTGTAGCGGGGCGGATGGAAGTGGTAAGCCGTGATCCTCTTGTTATTGTTGATTTTGCTCATACACATGACGGTATCCATGCAGTATTGGAATCCATGAAAGACAGAGATATTTCGGTGGTATTTGGTGCAGGCGGGAACCGTGACAAAGAGAAGCGTCCTCTCATGGGTGCCGCAGCCGGAAGATACGCCAATAAGATCTATGTGACATCCGATAATCCGCGGGATGAAGTCCCTGAAATGATATTGGAAGACATTCTGGTAGGCCTACATGGTAAAGAAAATGTCACAGCCACACCGGACAGACGGCTAGCGATCAAAATGGCCCTGGAGGCCCTTGAACCCAATGAAGTACTGCTCATTCTTGGAAAAGGCGATGAGGATTATCAGGAGATCAAAGGGGTGAAACATCATTTTGACGACAGAGAGGTCGTTCGGGAACTTTTGGCAGAAAAGAAGGATTGA
- a CDS encoding NifU family protein yields the protein MIPFTDEELEPAVKDVIEKVRPSIKLDGGDIELVDIKDGVVYVQLQGACVGCGSAGTTIKFGVERQLKTLIHPEITVMSVPQGWEDKLDQLG from the coding sequence TTGATCCCGTTTACTGATGAAGAGTTGGAACCGGCTGTAAAAGATGTGATTGAGAAGGTGAGGCCATCCATCAAGCTTGATGGTGGTGATATAGAACTGGTTGATATTAAAGATGGTGTAGTATATGTACAGCTGCAGGGAGCATGTGTGGGATGCGGAAGTGCCGGCACGACCATCAAGTTCGGTGTAGAACGACAGCTGAAGACCCTGATACACCCTGAGATCACTGTTATGAGCGTTCCACAGGGATGGGAAGATAAACTGGATCAATTAGGATAA
- a CDS encoding FAD-dependent thymidylate synthase — MYQLAYEKPKVTLLQESGLGVAEIAARTCYDSFENSENASVKHAMEHLDRDAVNSIDDSDLLKNLAWVHHHHSIIEHATLSYLIQGTSRGVLQEHARHRLQAISVRSTRYTMSSVINAFVASIESEDPFAFFLEKVLALKLFVISDEEYLAIEIRAIFNKLMFQYERDDEFIDSAVAKSSLHYIKDYEGDAEKLFELLQKGKKKRNVGDKFKHIVSDNWKVDMVVTFNIRSLKNYFDLRDSGAAWFQIQWLAQAMKEVTPVKYLKLIDKEYRNV; from the coding sequence ATGTATCAGTTGGCGTATGAGAAACCAAAAGTGACCTTGTTGCAGGAATCCGGTCTCGGGGTTGCGGAAATAGCGGCAAGGACCTGTTATGACAGTTTTGAGAACTCGGAGAACGCGTCTGTCAAACATGCCATGGAACATCTTGACAGAGATGCCGTCAACAGCATAGACGACTCCGACCTTCTGAAAAACCTTGCCTGGGTACATCACCATCACTCCATCATAGAGCATGCTACACTAAGTTACCTCATTCAGGGAACATCAAGAGGTGTGCTACAGGAGCATGCAAGGCACAGACTGCAGGCTATCTCTGTACGCAGTACACGCTACACGATGTCCTCTGTCATCAATGCGTTCGTTGCTTCAATCGAGAGTGAGGATCCTTTTGCCTTCTTCCTGGAGAAAGTGCTTGCACTCAAACTCTTTGTCATCAGCGATGAGGAGTACCTTGCCATAGAGATCCGTGCCATCTTCAACAAGCTGATGTTCCAGTACGAAAGAGATGATGAATTTATAGATTCTGCCGTTGCGAAATCCTCCTTGCATTATATTAAGGATTATGAGGGAGATGCAGAGAAGCTTTTTGAGCTACTGCAAAAAGGCAAGAAAAAACGAAATGTCGGAGACAAGTTCAAACACATTGTCTCGGACAACTGGAAGGTCGATATGGTGGTCACTTTCAATATACGCAGTCTCAAGAACTATTTCGACCTCAGGGATTCAGGCGCGGCATGGTTCCAGATACAGTGGCTTGCCCAGGCGATGAAAGAGGTCACCCCGGTAAAATACCTCAAACTGATCGACAAAGAGTACCGGAACGTGTAA
- a CDS encoding outer membrane protein → MKKLNLSLAAIFAMGTFAVAGGDIAPVEPVVEEPVIESTGNFYLGLAYGALNGETTETATAPSGATFVNTPIDDTFSEVMIQAGYNFNDYIAVEGRYWFGMSETINYTFVGNQDTTIDAWGIYVKPQYPVTDAFNIYALLGYGSADLSIDNVAGTGLDYVSDSVDGFSWGLGASYEVTENVAFFVDYVNIYDDNDNYYNASTGYEYDVDNTIQSWNFGVTYNF, encoded by the coding sequence ATGAAAAAGTTAAATCTTTCGTTAGCAGCAATTTTTGCAATGGGTACATTCGCAGTAGCGGGTGGTGATATCGCTCCAGTAGAGCCAGTAGTTGAAGAGCCAGTCATCGAGTCAACAGGTAACTTCTATCTTGGACTTGCATATGGTGCATTGAATGGTGAAACAACTGAAACAGCCACTGCTCCAAGTGGTGCTACTTTCGTGAATACTCCAATTGACGATACTTTCAGTGAAGTCATGATTCAGGCTGGTTACAACTTCAACGATTATATTGCAGTGGAAGGTAGATATTGGTTTGGTATGTCTGAAACTATAAATTATACCTTTGTTGGGAACCAAGACACAACTATCGATGCATGGGGAATTTATGTTAAGCCACAATACCCTGTAACGGATGCATTCAATATTTATGCACTTCTTGGTTATGGTTCAGCAGACCTTTCTATCGATAATGTTGCAGGCACAGGATTAGATTATGTATCTGACAGTGTTGATGGTTTCTCATGGGGTCTTGGTGCATCATACGAAGTAACAGAGAATGTTGCATTCTTCGTTGATTATGTAAATATTTATGATGATAATGATAATTATTATAATGCCTCTACAGGATATGAGTATGATGTTGATAATACGATTCAATCTTGGAACTTTGGTGTAACTTACAACTTCTAA
- a CDS encoding L,D-transpeptidase family protein: MRFTLFLLFFVFFSHPLVAQILSVDTISANIQNDLQTKLKGENRAIVQNLYARTGKKPLWVGTANKQKMSQLIQALNDPLYNYKNKAFNQNAIKKLTYMLDNNQYSAVKKAAVYSRLDIVLSSAFVYLVRFIVQGDVDWDLVQKKFKALRESDDIRADWEISPKSFPSEEALAQAVSGGNIHAYLNSLLPMEKSYRRLVKRLENYRVMEKFPKIKYSNDPLKLGDWSPRVKEVKKRLQISGDYPKNAPVDWKFDRRLEQAVKTYQKRYLLKITGQVDKTTMYYLNQPASKNIKAIIVNLDKTKLYPKHFENEYIAVNVPDFNLRYYRNGEMIFKTGIVVGRIDRPTPIFSDKIEYMVINPTWTIPDNLIKRDLIHVLRENPAYLEENNIHVFSGNKEITVTQEMLDPYEHSDKKVPYRFVQYPGDSNALGRIKFMFPNKYSVYLHDTDNKSLLTRRYKIYSSGCMRVDKPFDLMDILLKHAKGRYTREDIDAIIATDKPKTIRLKKAIPVHILYFTVFEEDGLAYFKNDIYLYDKIIEESTAGHKKATFTMPKKRMGRVKEVSVSN; this comes from the coding sequence TTGCGCTTTACTCTCTTTTTACTCTTTTTTGTTTTTTTCAGCCATCCTCTTGTTGCACAGATACTTTCGGTCGATACTATTTCTGCCAATATACAGAACGACCTGCAGACCAAGCTCAAAGGCGAGAACAGAGCGATCGTACAGAACCTTTATGCCAGGACAGGGAAGAAACCTTTATGGGTAGGCACTGCCAACAAGCAGAAAATGAGCCAGCTTATACAGGCACTGAACGATCCGCTCTACAACTACAAGAACAAAGCATTCAACCAGAACGCGATAAAAAAACTCACTTACATGCTGGACAACAACCAGTACTCTGCGGTAAAAAAAGCTGCTGTGTACAGCAGGCTTGACATTGTCCTTAGCTCTGCTTTTGTCTACCTTGTCCGTTTTATAGTGCAGGGAGATGTAGACTGGGACCTGGTGCAAAAGAAGTTCAAAGCCCTGAGAGAAAGTGATGACATCCGTGCGGACTGGGAGATATCACCCAAGTCCTTTCCAAGCGAAGAGGCGCTGGCCCAGGCAGTTTCCGGCGGAAACATACATGCCTACCTCAACTCCCTGCTTCCGATGGAAAAATCGTACAGACGGCTGGTGAAACGGCTTGAGAACTACCGGGTTATGGAGAAGTTTCCGAAGATCAAGTACAGCAACGATCCGCTCAAACTCGGTGACTGGAGCCCCCGTGTCAAGGAGGTCAAAAAACGCTTGCAGATCTCCGGTGACTACCCAAAAAATGCACCTGTCGACTGGAAATTCGACCGGAGACTGGAACAGGCGGTCAAAACCTACCAGAAACGTTATCTGCTGAAAATAACCGGACAGGTTGACAAAACAACGATGTACTACCTCAATCAGCCTGCCTCGAAGAACATCAAAGCGATCATCGTCAACCTTGACAAGACCAAACTCTACCCCAAACATTTTGAAAATGAATATATCGCCGTCAATGTGCCCGACTTCAACCTGCGTTATTACAGAAACGGAGAGATGATATTTAAAACAGGTATTGTCGTAGGGCGCATCGACAGGCCGACACCGATCTTCAGCGACAAGATAGAATATATGGTCATCAACCCTACATGGACGATCCCCGACAACCTGATCAAGCGGGATCTCATCCATGTGCTTCGGGAGAATCCTGCCTATCTCGAGGAGAATAACATCCATGTCTTTTCGGGGAACAAGGAGATCACTGTCACACAGGAGATGCTCGACCCCTACGAGCACAGCGACAAAAAAGTACCCTACCGCTTCGTTCAATACCCCGGAGACAGCAATGCGCTGGGGCGCATCAAATTCATGTTCCCGAACAAGTACTCCGTCTATCTTCACGACACCGACAACAAAAGCCTGTTGACAAGACGTTACAAGATTTACAGTTCAGGGTGTATGCGTGTTGACAAACCTTTCGATCTGATGGACATTCTGCTAAAACATGCCAAAGGCAGGTATACGAGAGAAGACATCGATGCGATCATAGCAACGGACAAACCAAAGACCATCAGACTGAAAAAAGCCATTCCTGTGCACATACTCTATTTCACGGTTTTCGAAGAGGATGGTTTGGCATATTTCAAGAACGATATCTACCTCTACGACAAGATCATCGAAGAGTCTACGGCAGGACACAAGAAAGCTACATTTACCATGCCCAAAAAGCGTATGGGCCGGGTCAAAGAAGTTTCCGTATCGAACTAA
- the radC gene encoding RadC family protein: protein MKTIKELHRQDKPREKLAGKGAKALKNDELLSVLLGSGIQGKDVRKLSKEIISLFDDDFENLSLDKFCDIHGLGMAKASQILAAVELSKRYLIRSNKRICSAGDVYDELKQFSTKTQEHFLTITLDGASHIINTRTVFIGTLNQSLVHPREVFSDAISDRAAGIIIAHNHPSGTLESSRADIQITQRLKEVSKLVGIELLDHVILSKNGYYSFSDEGLL, encoded by the coding sequence ATGAAGACGATAAAAGAGCTGCACAGGCAGGATAAACCCAGAGAAAAACTGGCAGGCAAAGGTGCCAAAGCACTGAAGAACGATGAGCTGCTGTCTGTACTTCTCGGTTCAGGTATACAGGGGAAAGATGTACGCAAACTCTCAAAAGAGATCATCTCCCTATTTGATGATGACTTTGAGAACCTCTCTCTCGATAAATTTTGCGATATCCATGGCCTCGGTATGGCAAAAGCATCCCAGATACTTGCCGCCGTGGAATTGAGCAAACGCTATCTCATTCGTTCCAACAAACGTATCTGCTCTGCAGGGGACGTCTATGATGAGCTTAAGCAGTTCAGCACCAAAACCCAAGAGCATTTTCTTACTATCACTCTTGACGGCGCTTCACATATTATCAACACGAGAACCGTCTTCATCGGTACACTGAACCAGTCACTGGTACACCCGAGAGAAGTTTTTTCAGATGCCATTTCCGACAGAGCTGCCGGCATCATCATCGCACATAACCACCCTTCAGGAACACTTGAATCCAGCAGAGCTGACATACAAATTACCCAGCGGCTCAAAGAAGTATCCAAACTGGTGGGGATAGAACTTTTGGATCATGTAATTCTTTCAAAGAACGGATACTACAGTTTTTCGGATGAGGGATTATTATAA